Proteins encoded together in one Passer domesticus isolate bPasDom1 chromosome 6, bPasDom1.hap1, whole genome shotgun sequence window:
- the SLC8A3 gene encoding sodium/calcium exchanger 3 isoform X8 codes for MERGISEVAERKMTVEEEEAKRIAEMGKPILGEHPKLEVIIEESYEFKSTVDKLIRKTNLALVVGTHSWRDQFMEAITVSAAGDEDEDESGEERLPSCFDYVMHFLTVFWKVLFACVPPTEYCNGWACFVVSILIIGMLTAVIGDLASHFGCTIGLKDSVTAVVFVAFGTSVPDTFASKAAAIQDMYADASITNVTGSNAVNVFLGIGLAWSVAAIYWASQGQEFQVSAGTLAFSVTLFTIFAFICISVLLYRRRPHLGGELGGPRGCKVATTLLFVSLWLLYILFATLEAYCYIKGF; via the exons AGGTGGCTGAGAGGAAGATGACAGTTGAAGAGGAGGAAGCCAAGAGAATTGCAGAGATGGGCAAGCCAATACTCGGAGAGCACCCCAAACTGGAAGTCATCATTGAGGAGTCCTATGAGTTCAAG AGCACCGTGGACAAGCTGATTAGGAAGACAAACCTGGCTTTGGTTGTAGGGACACATTCCTGGAGGGACCAGTTCATGGAGGCCATTACTGTGAGCGCAG CAGGCGATGAGGACGAGGACGAGTCTGGTGAGGAGCGCCTGCCGTCCTGCTTTGACTACGTGATGCACTTCCTGACAGTCTTCTGGAAGGTGCTGTTTGCCTGCGTGCCCCCCACCGAGTACTGCAACGGCTGGGCCTGCTTTGTTGTCTCCATCCTCATCATCGGCATGCTCACGGCCGTCATCGGCGACCTCGCCTCCCACTTTGGCTGCACCATTGGCCTCAAGGACTCGGTGACCGCCGTCGTCTTCGTCGCCTTCGGCACTTCTGTACCAG ACACCTTTGCCAGCAAAGCCGCAGCCATCCAGGACATGTACGCTGATGCCTCCATCACCAACGTCACAGGCAGCAACGCTGTCAACGTCTTCCTGGGCATCGGGCTGGCGTGGTCAGTGGCAGCGATCTACTGGGCGTCGCAGGGGCAGGAGTTCCAGGTGTCAGCAGGCACCCTGGCGTTCTCTGTCACCCTCTTCACCATCTTCGCCTTCATCTGCATCAGCGTCCTCCTCTACCGCCGGCGACCCCACCTCGGGGGGGAGCTGGGCGGCCCCCGAGGGTGCAAAGTGGCCACGACATTGCTCTTCGTCAGCCTCTGGCTGCTCTACATCCTCTTCGCCACGCTGGAGGCCTATTGCTACATCAAGGGGTTTTAG
- the SLC8A3 gene encoding sodium/calcium exchanger 3 isoform X9, with product MTVEEEEAKRIAEMGKPILGEHPKLEVIIEESYEFKSTVDKLIRKTNLALVVGTHSWRDQFMEAITVSAAGDEDEDESGEERLPSCFDYVMHFLTVFWKVLFACVPPTEYCNGWACFVVSILIIGMLTAVIGDLASHFGCTIGLKDSVTAVVFVAFGTSVPDTFASKAAAIQDMYADASITNVTGSNAVNVFLGIGLAWSVAAIYWASQGQEFQVSAGTLAFSVTLFTIFAFICISVLLYRRRPHLGGELGGPRGCKVATTLLFVSLWLLYILFATLEAYCYIKGF from the exons ATGACAGTTGAAGAGGAGGAAGCCAAGAGAATTGCAGAGATGGGCAAGCCAATACTCGGAGAGCACCCCAAACTGGAAGTCATCATTGAGGAGTCCTATGAGTTCAAG AGCACCGTGGACAAGCTGATTAGGAAGACAAACCTGGCTTTGGTTGTAGGGACACATTCCTGGAGGGACCAGTTCATGGAGGCCATTACTGTGAGCGCAG CAGGCGATGAGGACGAGGACGAGTCTGGTGAGGAGCGCCTGCCGTCCTGCTTTGACTACGTGATGCACTTCCTGACAGTCTTCTGGAAGGTGCTGTTTGCCTGCGTGCCCCCCACCGAGTACTGCAACGGCTGGGCCTGCTTTGTTGTCTCCATCCTCATCATCGGCATGCTCACGGCCGTCATCGGCGACCTCGCCTCCCACTTTGGCTGCACCATTGGCCTCAAGGACTCGGTGACCGCCGTCGTCTTCGTCGCCTTCGGCACTTCTGTACCAG ACACCTTTGCCAGCAAAGCCGCAGCCATCCAGGACATGTACGCTGATGCCTCCATCACCAACGTCACAGGCAGCAACGCTGTCAACGTCTTCCTGGGCATCGGGCTGGCGTGGTCAGTGGCAGCGATCTACTGGGCGTCGCAGGGGCAGGAGTTCCAGGTGTCAGCAGGCACCCTGGCGTTCTCTGTCACCCTCTTCACCATCTTCGCCTTCATCTGCATCAGCGTCCTCCTCTACCGCCGGCGACCCCACCTCGGGGGGGAGCTGGGCGGCCCCCGAGGGTGCAAAGTGGCCACGACATTGCTCTTCGTCAGCCTCTGGCTGCTCTACATCCTCTTCGCCACGCTGGAGGCCTATTGCTACATCAAGGGGTTTTAG
- the SLC8A3 gene encoding sodium/calcium exchanger 3 isoform X6 has product MSPRMVDMSLQKALLLTQEVAERKMTVEEEEAKRIAEMGKPILGEHPKLEVIIEESYEFKSTVDKLIRKTNLALVVGTHSWRDQFMEAITVSAAGDEDEDESGEERLPSCFDYVMHFLTVFWKVLFACVPPTEYCNGWACFVVSILIIGMLTAVIGDLASHFGCTIGLKDSVTAVVFVAFGTSVPDTFASKAAAIQDMYADASITNVTGSNAVNVFLGIGLAWSVAAIYWASQGQEFQVSAGTLAFSVTLFTIFAFICISVLLYRRRPHLGGELGGPRGCKVATTLLFVSLWLLYILFATLEAYCYIKGF; this is encoded by the exons AGGTGGCTGAGAGGAAGATGACAGTTGAAGAGGAGGAAGCCAAGAGAATTGCAGAGATGGGCAAGCCAATACTCGGAGAGCACCCCAAACTGGAAGTCATCATTGAGGAGTCCTATGAGTTCAAG AGCACCGTGGACAAGCTGATTAGGAAGACAAACCTGGCTTTGGTTGTAGGGACACATTCCTGGAGGGACCAGTTCATGGAGGCCATTACTGTGAGCGCAG CAGGCGATGAGGACGAGGACGAGTCTGGTGAGGAGCGCCTGCCGTCCTGCTTTGACTACGTGATGCACTTCCTGACAGTCTTCTGGAAGGTGCTGTTTGCCTGCGTGCCCCCCACCGAGTACTGCAACGGCTGGGCCTGCTTTGTTGTCTCCATCCTCATCATCGGCATGCTCACGGCCGTCATCGGCGACCTCGCCTCCCACTTTGGCTGCACCATTGGCCTCAAGGACTCGGTGACCGCCGTCGTCTTCGTCGCCTTCGGCACTTCTGTACCAG ACACCTTTGCCAGCAAAGCCGCAGCCATCCAGGACATGTACGCTGATGCCTCCATCACCAACGTCACAGGCAGCAACGCTGTCAACGTCTTCCTGGGCATCGGGCTGGCGTGGTCAGTGGCAGCGATCTACTGGGCGTCGCAGGGGCAGGAGTTCCAGGTGTCAGCAGGCACCCTGGCGTTCTCTGTCACCCTCTTCACCATCTTCGCCTTCATCTGCATCAGCGTCCTCCTCTACCGCCGGCGACCCCACCTCGGGGGGGAGCTGGGCGGCCCCCGAGGGTGCAAAGTGGCCACGACATTGCTCTTCGTCAGCCTCTGGCTGCTCTACATCCTCTTCGCCACGCTGGAGGCCTATTGCTACATCAAGGGGTTTTAG
- the SLC8A3 gene encoding sodium/calcium exchanger 3 isoform X7 — MERGISALLLTQEVAERKMTVEEEEAKRIAEMGKPILGEHPKLEVIIEESYEFKSTVDKLIRKTNLALVVGTHSWRDQFMEAITVSAAGDEDEDESGEERLPSCFDYVMHFLTVFWKVLFACVPPTEYCNGWACFVVSILIIGMLTAVIGDLASHFGCTIGLKDSVTAVVFVAFGTSVPDTFASKAAAIQDMYADASITNVTGSNAVNVFLGIGLAWSVAAIYWASQGQEFQVSAGTLAFSVTLFTIFAFICISVLLYRRRPHLGGELGGPRGCKVATTLLFVSLWLLYILFATLEAYCYIKGF; from the exons AGGTGGCTGAGAGGAAGATGACAGTTGAAGAGGAGGAAGCCAAGAGAATTGCAGAGATGGGCAAGCCAATACTCGGAGAGCACCCCAAACTGGAAGTCATCATTGAGGAGTCCTATGAGTTCAAG AGCACCGTGGACAAGCTGATTAGGAAGACAAACCTGGCTTTGGTTGTAGGGACACATTCCTGGAGGGACCAGTTCATGGAGGCCATTACTGTGAGCGCAG CAGGCGATGAGGACGAGGACGAGTCTGGTGAGGAGCGCCTGCCGTCCTGCTTTGACTACGTGATGCACTTCCTGACAGTCTTCTGGAAGGTGCTGTTTGCCTGCGTGCCCCCCACCGAGTACTGCAACGGCTGGGCCTGCTTTGTTGTCTCCATCCTCATCATCGGCATGCTCACGGCCGTCATCGGCGACCTCGCCTCCCACTTTGGCTGCACCATTGGCCTCAAGGACTCGGTGACCGCCGTCGTCTTCGTCGCCTTCGGCACTTCTGTACCAG ACACCTTTGCCAGCAAAGCCGCAGCCATCCAGGACATGTACGCTGATGCCTCCATCACCAACGTCACAGGCAGCAACGCTGTCAACGTCTTCCTGGGCATCGGGCTGGCGTGGTCAGTGGCAGCGATCTACTGGGCGTCGCAGGGGCAGGAGTTCCAGGTGTCAGCAGGCACCCTGGCGTTCTCTGTCACCCTCTTCACCATCTTCGCCTTCATCTGCATCAGCGTCCTCCTCTACCGCCGGCGACCCCACCTCGGGGGGGAGCTGGGCGGCCCCCGAGGGTGCAAAGTGGCCACGACATTGCTCTTCGTCAGCCTCTGGCTGCTCTACATCCTCTTCGCCACGCTGGAGGCCTATTGCTACATCAAGGGGTTTTAG